In the genome of Streptomyces globosus, one region contains:
- a CDS encoding VenA family class IV lanthipeptide produces the protein MENRDFELLAHLHALPETDPLGADGAAFADTCQCVGLLTLLNTVCVGVSCA, from the coding sequence ATGGAGAACCGCGACTTCGAGCTGCTCGCCCACCTGCACGCCCTTCCGGAGACCGACCCGCTCGGCGCCGACGGCGCGGCGTTCGCCGACACCTGCCAGTGCGTCGGCCTGCTCACCCTGCTCAACACCGTCTGCGTCGGCGTCAGCT